From Apis mellifera strain DH4 linkage group LG5, Amel_HAv3.1, whole genome shotgun sequence, the proteins below share one genomic window:
- the LOC414011 gene encoding mitochondrial glutamate carrier 1 isoform X2: MEKGSVKKIKNEFKLLPKIINGGIAGIIGVSVVFPLDLVKTRLQNQIIAPNGERMYKSMFDCFNKTYKAEGYFGMYKGSGVNILLITPEKAIKLTANDTFRHYLSIGSGQKLPLEREMLAGGLAGACQIIVTTPMELLKIQMQDAGRIAIAAKEAGKTISKISALSLTKDLLRKRGILGLYQGTGATALRDVTFSILYFPLFARLNNIGPKRDDGSSVFWCSFLAGCTAGSIAALSVNPFDVIKTRLQVIKKAPGEPTYNGVLDCITWCT, translated from the exons ATGGAAAAGGGCagtgtgaaaaaaattaaaaatgagttTAA acttcttccaaaaattataaatggcgGAATCGCAGGTATTATCGGTGTCTCTGTTGTATTTCCATTAGATTTAGTTAAAACACGATTACAGAATCAAATTATCGCTCCTAATGGTGAAAGAATGTATAAATCTAT gtTTGATTGCTTTAACAAAACTTACAAGGCTGAAGGTTATTTTGGCATGTATAAAGGATCTGGTGtgaatatacttttaattacaCCAGAAAAAGCAATTAAACTCACTGCCAATGATACTTTTCGTCACTATTTATCTATTGGATCTGG ACAGAAACTGCCATTAGAACGTGAAATGTTAGCTGGTGGTTTAGCTGGAGCATGTCAAATTATTGTCACAACACCAATGGAATTACTCAAAATTCAAATGCAAGATGCTGGACGAATAGCAATAGCAGCAAAAGaag CAGGTAAaactatatcaaaaatatcagcTTTATCATTAACGAAAGATTTATTACGAAAAAGAGGTATTCTGGGACTTTATCAAGGTACTGGTGCAACAGCACTTAGAGATGTcacattttctattctttatttcCCATTATTTGCTAGACTGAATAATATTGGGCCAAAAAGAGATGATGGCTCCT ctGTATTTTGGTGTTCATTTTTGGCTGGTTGTACTGCTGGTTCTATAGCTGCATTATCAGTGAATCCATTTGATGTAATTAAAACTAGATTACAAGTAATCAAAAAGGCTCCTGGTGAACCAACATATAATGGTGTATTAGATTGTATAAC
- the LOC414011 gene encoding mitochondrial glutamate carrier 1 isoform X1, whose amino-acid sequence MEKGSVKKIKNEFKLLPKIINGGIAGIIGVSVVFPLDLVKTRLQNQIIAPNGERMYKSMFDCFNKTYKAEGYFGMYKGSGVNILLITPEKAIKLTANDTFRHYLSIGSGQKLPLEREMLAGGLAGACQIIVTTPMELLKIQMQDAGRIAIAAKEAGKTISKISALSLTKDLLRKRGILGLYQGTGATALRDVTFSILYFPLFARLNNIGPKRDDGSSVFWCSFLAGCTAGSIAALSVNPFDVIKTRLQVIKKAPGEPTYNGVLDCITKTLKNEGPIAFFKGGACRMIVIAPLFGIAQTVYYLGVAEWLLGFK is encoded by the exons ATGGAAAAGGGCagtgtgaaaaaaattaaaaatgagttTAA acttcttccaaaaattataaatggcgGAATCGCAGGTATTATCGGTGTCTCTGTTGTATTTCCATTAGATTTAGTTAAAACACGATTACAGAATCAAATTATCGCTCCTAATGGTGAAAGAATGTATAAATCTAT gtTTGATTGCTTTAACAAAACTTACAAGGCTGAAGGTTATTTTGGCATGTATAAAGGATCTGGTGtgaatatacttttaattacaCCAGAAAAAGCAATTAAACTCACTGCCAATGATACTTTTCGTCACTATTTATCTATTGGATCTGG ACAGAAACTGCCATTAGAACGTGAAATGTTAGCTGGTGGTTTAGCTGGAGCATGTCAAATTATTGTCACAACACCAATGGAATTACTCAAAATTCAAATGCAAGATGCTGGACGAATAGCAATAGCAGCAAAAGaag CAGGTAAaactatatcaaaaatatcagcTTTATCATTAACGAAAGATTTATTACGAAAAAGAGGTATTCTGGGACTTTATCAAGGTACTGGTGCAACAGCACTTAGAGATGTcacattttctattctttatttcCCATTATTTGCTAGACTGAATAATATTGGGCCAAAAAGAGATGATGGCTCCT ctGTATTTTGGTGTTCATTTTTGGCTGGTTGTACTGCTGGTTCTATAGCTGCATTATCAGTGAATCCATTTGATGTAATTAAAACTAGATTACAAGTAATCAAAAAGGCTCCTGGTGAACCAACATATAATGGTGTATTAGATTGTATAAC taaaacaTTGAAGAATGAAGGTCCAATTGCATTCTTCAAAGGTGGAGCATGCAGAATGATCGTGATAGCACCCCTTTTTGGGATTGCACAAACTGTTTATTACCTCGGTGTTGCAGAATGGCTATTGGGTTTTAAATGA